CCCTCGATGAAATGGCGCGCCTCGATCGGGACCGTCTGACCTTCGATGACACCGTCCGGGCCCTCGACGACCTCCATCACATGGTGGGCACCGCGGCCAACCGTCTGGCCTTCATCAAGGAAACCAGTCCCAACGCCGCCCTGCGCGAGGCCGCCACGGAAGCCCTCAAGACCTTGCAGGAATGGGCGGTCGGCATCGAATACCGCGAAGATGTCTATCAGGTCATCCGCGCCTACGCCGACACAAAACCCCAACTCTTCGGCGAGGATGCCAAACTGCTCGAGGAAACCCTGCGCGACTATCGGCGCGCGGGTCTCCACCTGCCCAGGGAACGCCGCGACCAGATCGAACAGTGGCGCAAGGAACTGGCCCGGCTGAGCACGGATTTCGACACCCACATCACCCGCGCCCAAAAGGCCCTGCGCTTTACCCGCAACCAGCTCGAAGGGGTACCGGAAAGCTTCCTGAACCAGCCGGGCATCCGCACCGGCCCGGATGAGTACACCATCCAGGTCAACGTCACCTGGCAATACCTCATGATCATGGAAAACGCCCGCCGGGAAGACGTGCGTCGTCAGGTCGAGACCGAGCGCTATCGCCTGGCCCGCGAAGAAAACGCTGCCCTGGTCGGTCAGATCCTGGCTCTCCGCGACCGCATCGCCAAGGCCCTCGGTTACGCCCACTGGGCCGACTACCAGATCGAACCGAAAATGGCCAAAACCGCGACGCGGGCACTCACCTTTCTCCAGGAGACCGCTGCGGCCCTGCAACCCAGGTTCGAGGAAGAGAAGGCGCTCTTTCAGGCCATGAAGGCCCGCGATACCGGAGATCCACAGGCTCAACTCCACATCTGGGACTGGCGTTACTACGCGAACCAACTGAAGAAGGAACGTTACCAGGTGGATGCCGAACAGCTGCGCGTTTATTTCCCCTACCAGCGGGTCCTCGAGGGGATGTTCAGGATCTACGAGCGGATTTTCGAGCTGCGGTTTGATCCCATCGAGCCGCCGTGGCGCTGGGTGCCGGAGATCCAGTTGTACGCCGTCAGTGACGCCGTCACGGGCGAGCCGTTGGGGCTTTTCTACCTCGACATGTTTCCCCGCGAGGGCAAGTTCAACCACTTTGCCCAGTTCGGCCTGATTGAGGGGAAGCTACTGCCCGACGGCCGGTACCAGCGGCCCACCGTGGCGCTGGTGTGCAACTTTCCGCCGCCCCGGCCGGATCGTCCCTCGCTGCTGTCCCATGCCGAGGTCGAAACCCTTTTCCACGAATTCGGCCATGCCATGCATTCCATCCTGACCCGCGCCAAGTACAGTCGCTTCGCCGGCACGAGCGTGCCACGGGACTTTGTGGAAGCCCCGTCCCAGATGCTGGAAAACTGGGTGTGGGACAAGACCGTCCTGGACAGCTTCGCCGGTGATTATCGGGATCCCTCCCGCAAAATTCCCCGGGAAATCCTGCAAAAACTCAAGGACGCCAAAAAATCCAGCATCGCCCATTTCTACCGCCGCCAGTTTTCGTTTGGCATCATGGACCT
Above is a genomic segment from Limisphaera ngatamarikiensis containing:
- a CDS encoding M3 family metallopeptidase encodes the protein MDGKTWALWGLVLIMTGCTATSHKETLNKPIRSLKEAQARAERFGSVIAVPEFETTPEAIRQLVDRTIRTGNAALDEMARLDRDRLTFDDTVRALDDLHHMVGTAANRLAFIKETSPNAALREAATEALKTLQEWAVGIEYREDVYQVIRAYADTKPQLFGEDAKLLEETLRDYRRAGLHLPRERRDQIEQWRKELARLSTDFDTHITRAQKALRFTRNQLEGVPESFLNQPGIRTGPDEYTIQVNVTWQYLMIMENARREDVRRQVETERYRLAREENAALVGQILALRDRIAKALGYAHWADYQIEPKMAKTATRALTFLQETAAALQPRFEEEKALFQAMKARDTGDPQAQLHIWDWRYYANQLKKERYQVDAEQLRVYFPYQRVLEGMFRIYERIFELRFDPIEPPWRWVPEIQLYAVSDAVTGEPLGLFYLDMFPREGKFNHFAQFGLIEGKLLPDGRYQRPTVALVCNFPPPRPDRPSLLSHAEVETLFHEFGHAMHSILTRAKYSRFAGTSVPRDFVEAPSQMLENWVWDKTVLDSFAGDYRDPSRKIPREILQKLKDAKKSSIAHFYRRQFSFGIMDLVLHTRINEENAAEAIPLANRVLGEVFYPMPEDTTFITYFGHFTGYDAGYYGYAWADVIAADMATVFEQAPEGYLDVSAGRRLRREIYEPGDSRDVNLSVERFLGRPVRREPFLRELGILTDTASAVR